From a region of the Pseudomonadales bacterium genome:
- a CDS encoding cupin domain-containing protein yields the protein MSSAVWKVFDLEQLKRSVAGTEPRIVEFLRGTQMSCAIYRLPVGARDMQAPHLEDEIYVVLEGKARLRIDGQERDVGAGTVLFVGATTEHSFFDIREDLTLLAIFGPAGDGP from the coding sequence ATGTCGTCTGCTGTCTGGAAGGTCTTCGATCTCGAACAGCTCAAGCGATCGGTTGCCGGTACCGAACCACGGATCGTCGAGTTCCTGCGTGGAACGCAGATGTCCTGCGCGATCTACCGCCTGCCGGTCGGTGCGCGCGACATGCAGGCACCGCATCTGGAGGACGAGATCTATGTCGTTCTCGAAGGCAAGGCGCGGCTGCGCATCGATGGGCAGGAACGGGATGTGGGAGCCGGCACGGTGCTGTTCGTCGGGGCAACCACCGAGCATTCGTTCTTCGACATCCGGGAGGATCTCACGCTGCTCGCGATCTTTGGCCCCGCGGGTGACGGGCCCTGA
- a CDS encoding NAD(P)-dependent oxidoreductase, which translates to MSVRDGPVGLIGLGHLGRAIATRLLDEGCALLVWNRTADVCDALAEYGAEPTATLGELVERCDAVLLCLDDTATVQEVVFGADGVAVFAADEQILVDLSATAPTATRWFARELAQRSGMAWVDAPVVGDLEDAQQGSLLATVGGAEADVARVRPLLELFCARVSRMGEVGTGQAARLCHAMLAGATALALAETIAWAERNGVDTEQLAAALAGAPADSLLLQRMGTRMAVREFDPLLVTTAALRHDLDLAIDCARASGAALPLVALAAQLLHQHGLRAQADADLSTLIELYTE; encoded by the coding sequence GTGAGCGTGCGTGACGGGCCGGTCGGGCTGATCGGTCTGGGTCATCTGGGCCGCGCGATCGCAACGCGACTGCTGGACGAGGGGTGTGCGCTTCTGGTCTGGAACCGCACGGCCGACGTTTGCGACGCGCTGGCAGAGTACGGCGCCGAGCCCACGGCCACGCTCGGCGAACTCGTGGAACGCTGCGATGCCGTGCTGCTGTGTCTCGACGATACCGCAACGGTGCAGGAGGTCGTCTTCGGTGCCGACGGGGTGGCCGTGTTTGCCGCCGATGAGCAGATTCTGGTCGATCTGTCCGCGACTGCGCCGACAGCGACGCGCTGGTTCGCGCGCGAACTCGCGCAACGCAGCGGCATGGCCTGGGTCGATGCGCCGGTCGTCGGCGATCTCGAGGACGCGCAACAGGGTTCGCTGCTGGCAACCGTCGGCGGCGCCGAAGCGGACGTGGCGAGGGTACGGCCGCTGCTCGAACTCTTCTGCGCGCGGGTCAGCCGCATGGGCGAGGTCGGCACGGGGCAGGCCGCTCGCCTGTGCCATGCGATGCTGGCGGGTGCGACCGCGCTGGCACTGGCCGAAACGATTGCCTGGGCCGAGCGCAACGGGGTCGATACCGAGCAATTGGCTGCGGCTCTTGCGGGGGCGCCGGCTGATTCGCTGCTGTTGCAACGCATGGGTACGCGCATGGCGGTACGTGAGTTCGATCCCCTGCTGGTCACCACGGCCGCGTTGCGCCACGATCTGGATCTCGCGATCGACTGTGCACGAGCGAGCGGTGCCGCGCTGCCGCTGGTCGCACTGGCAGCGCAATTGCTGCATCAGCACGGATTGCGCGCGCAGGCGGATGCGGATCTGTCGACGCTGATCGAGCTCTATACGGAATGA
- a CDS encoding CoA-binding protein has protein sequence MKDGETVAILGASADPERYAFQAQRLLKEHGHRVVPVSTREPAIDGDAAVPDLAAIKTPVDTVTVYVRPAISSTLREQLLALRPKRVIFNPGTENPELEAALRSAGIAAQDACTLVLLRTGEF, from the coding sequence ATGAAGGATGGTGAGACAGTGGCAATTCTGGGAGCCAGCGCCGACCCCGAGCGCTATGCCTTCCAGGCACAGCGGTTGCTGAAGGAGCACGGACACCGTGTGGTGCCGGTCAGCACCCGGGAGCCGGCGATCGACGGTGACGCTGCGGTGCCGGACCTTGCAGCGATCAAGACGCCGGTGGACACGGTCACGGTCTACGTGCGCCCGGCCATCTCGAGCACATTGCGCGAGCAGTTGCTGGCCTTGCGCCCGAAGCGGGTGATCTTCAATCCGGGCACCGAGAATCCGGAACTGGAGGCCGCGTTGCGCTCGGCCGGAATCGCCGCACAGGACGCCTGTACGCTGGTGCTGTTACGTACCGGCGAGTTCTGA
- a CDS encoding wax ester/triacylglycerol synthase family O-acyltransferase: MRQLGVTDSTFINLENPTVPQHIGGVGIYDPSTAPGKFVRFKDVLSSFEHRLAKLPIFRTRLVEVPLGLDRPYWVLDPNFDVEFHIRHIALPKPGDWRQLCIQVARLHSRPLDMSRPLWEVYVIEGLDNIPDLPKGSFAVYTKMHHSLVDGAGGQSFMSALHDLEPVPSTDNDNEGSKQVVRFAEIEPSKTYLLGRALLKSGSRFTGGIRAVGRTIGGFGSMFRRIAKHELPPMQIKAPKVRFDEPVGHNRVFEARQFELSEFKKMKDAAGLTINDVAVTIISGAMRKYLQAHNELPEESLLASMPVNMRARVGETDDNNQVGSMTAMLHTNIEDPVERLQAIKKSLDEGKQYIDTPIAGVVSLPGTLPPILAKPLARMYVRRKLTRRLPLGQATVITNVPGPSMNLYCAGARLVSFYPIGLINPGLGLFHAVFSFNGKIAVSITADRDQMPDPQFYRECLEASYEELHSMLLGKSAKVVGKQRGPRDTDKTDKTRAALPGKQRAAAKSKPKSKPKRSARPKAGAKAKPAATKLAVVKSAPAKRAAAKKAVAKRRPAAPTAKVTPEPEAPTSATA; encoded by the coding sequence ATGCGCCAGCTAGGAGTCACCGACAGCACGTTCATCAACCTCGAGAACCCCACGGTACCGCAGCACATCGGCGGTGTGGGGATCTACGATCCATCCACTGCACCCGGGAAATTCGTTCGCTTCAAGGACGTGCTCTCGAGCTTCGAGCATCGCCTGGCGAAGCTGCCGATCTTCCGTACACGGCTGGTCGAAGTGCCGCTCGGCCTGGATCGTCCGTACTGGGTGCTCGACCCGAACTTCGACGTCGAATTCCATATCCGCCATATCGCGCTGCCAAAGCCGGGTGACTGGCGCCAGCTCTGCATCCAGGTCGCGCGGCTGCATTCGCGCCCTCTCGACATGAGCCGCCCACTGTGGGAGGTCTACGTCATCGAAGGTCTGGACAATATTCCAGACCTGCCAAAGGGCAGCTTTGCGGTATACACGAAGATGCACCACTCGCTGGTCGACGGTGCCGGCGGGCAGAGCTTCATGAGCGCACTGCACGACCTCGAGCCCGTGCCGTCGACAGACAACGACAACGAAGGGAGCAAACAGGTGGTCCGGTTTGCCGAAATCGAACCGTCGAAGACCTACCTGTTGGGCCGAGCGCTGCTCAAGAGCGGATCGCGCTTCACCGGCGGTATAAGAGCGGTCGGCCGCACCATCGGCGGTTTCGGGTCGATGTTCAGGCGCATCGCGAAACACGAATTGCCGCCCATGCAGATCAAGGCACCCAAGGTCCGTTTCGACGAACCGGTGGGCCACAACCGCGTGTTCGAGGCGCGGCAGTTCGAACTGTCCGAGTTCAAGAAGATGAAGGATGCGGCCGGGCTGACGATCAACGACGTCGCGGTGACGATCATCTCCGGTGCGATGCGCAAGTACCTGCAGGCGCACAACGAGCTGCCGGAGGAGTCATTGCTCGCCTCGATGCCGGTCAACATGCGTGCGCGCGTCGGCGAGACCGACGACAACAACCAGGTCGGCTCGATGACCGCCATGCTGCACACCAACATCGAGGACCCGGTCGAACGCCTGCAGGCGATCAAGAAGAGTCTGGACGAGGGCAAGCAGTACATCGACACGCCGATCGCCGGTGTGGTCAGTCTACCTGGAACCTTGCCGCCGATACTGGCGAAGCCACTGGCCCGCATGTACGTACGCCGCAAGCTCACGCGCCGGTTGCCGCTGGGCCAGGCTACGGTGATCACGAACGTACCCGGACCGTCGATGAATCTCTACTGTGCCGGTGCACGGCTGGTCAGCTTCTATCCGATCGGGCTGATCAACCCCGGTCTGGGGCTGTTCCATGCCGTGTTCAGCTTCAACGGCAAGATCGCGGTCTCGATCACTGCCGACCGCGACCAGATGCCCGACCCGCAGTTCTATCGGGAATGCCTGGAGGCCTCGTACGAGGAACTGCACTCGATGCTGCTCGGCAAGTCGGCGAAAGTCGTGGGCAAGCAACGGGGACCCCGTGACACGGACAAGACCGACAAGACACGCGCTGCATTGCCAGGCAAACAGCGCGCGGCTGCGAAGTCGAAGCCGAAGTCAAAGCCGAAGCGCAGCGCACGCCCAAAGGCTGGAGCCAAGGCAAAGCCGGCTGCGACGAAACTGGCCGTAGTGAAGTCGGCGCCAGCGAAGCGCGCAGCGGCAAAGAAGGCGGTTGCAAAGCGCAGGCCCGCCGCACCCACCGCCAAGGTGACCCCGGAACCCGAGGCTCCGACAAGCGCCACCGCCTGA
- a CDS encoding TIGR03620 family F420-dependent LLM class oxidoreductase, with protein MATDIGRLGVWAFVDNFSAPELAAFAQRVEAWGYSALWLPEAVGRDPFATIGYLSAHTRSLVFATGIANIYARDPMTMQAIRKTLAEMAPGRIVLGLGVSHAHLVQKVRGHDYSTKPVATMRAYLEAMEKALYLGKEPTEEAPVVLGALRQNMLKLAAEKTRGAHPYFVTPEHTARARATLGPDAWLCPEQMLVLDSDPVNARAVARKHMAIYLGLPNYQNNLREYGFTDADFANGGSDRVVDAICAWGNEAQLRERIAAHHGAGANHVCIQAFRPDGEMGPDERALELLAPRRG; from the coding sequence ATGGCAACCGATATCGGCCGTCTCGGCGTCTGGGCTTTCGTCGACAATTTCAGCGCACCGGAACTCGCTGCGTTTGCACAGCGCGTCGAGGCCTGGGGCTATTCGGCGTTGTGGCTTCCGGAGGCGGTCGGCCGCGACCCGTTCGCGACCATCGGCTACCTCAGCGCGCACACGCGCTCGCTGGTGTTCGCTACCGGCATCGCGAACATCTATGCACGCGATCCGATGACGATGCAGGCGATACGCAAGACGCTGGCCGAAATGGCACCGGGCCGGATCGTGCTGGGGCTCGGTGTGTCGCACGCGCACCTGGTGCAGAAAGTGCGCGGTCACGACTACTCGACGAAGCCGGTGGCAACGATGCGCGCGTACCTCGAGGCGATGGAAAAGGCGCTCTATCTCGGCAAGGAACCCACGGAGGAAGCGCCTGTCGTGCTCGGCGCACTGCGGCAGAACATGCTGAAGCTGGCGGCTGAAAAAACGCGCGGAGCGCATCCGTACTTCGTCACGCCCGAACACACCGCACGTGCGCGTGCGACACTGGGTCCAGACGCCTGGTTGTGCCCGGAGCAGATGCTCGTGCTCGACAGCGATCCGGTCAACGCTCGCGCGGTTGCACGCAAGCACATGGCGATCTACCTCGGCCTGCCGAACTACCAGAACAACCTGCGCGAGTACGGCTTCACCGACGCCGATTTCGCCAACGGCGGCAGCGACCGCGTGGTCGATGCGATCTGCGCGTGGGGAAACGAAGCGCAACTGCGCGAACGCATCGCAGCGCACCATGGCGCCGGCGCCAACCACGTATGCATCCAGGCGTTTCGCCCCGACGGCGAGATGGGACCCGACGAACGTGCGCTGGAACTGCTTGCACCACGTCGTGGCTGA
- a CDS encoding CoA transferase: MTRPIRPLTGLRVLELGQLLAGPFCGSMLAYFGAEVIKVEPPGGDPIRGWRVLDDGGTSYWWRSLGRNKKCITVDLRSERGQDTVRRLAERSDVLIENFSPGVLERWGLAPQALKELNPRLVIARISGYGQDGPYASRPGFASVCEGISGFRHLNGFPGEVPVRQNLSIGDTIAGLHAVLGILLALRARDASADGAGQVVDVALYESMFNLLEAVVPEYSGAGVIRQPAGTTVTGIVPTNTYRCSDGKCVVIGGNGDSIFRRLMETIEREDLGNDPQLASNAGRVEREPEIDAALAAWCAVRPAAEVLDLLQQRRVPAGPIYDVADLSADSHCRARGLFERVEVDGKVLEIPALMPRLRDTPGATEWPGPVIGSHTDEVLREVLDLDEQAIAALRADGII; encoded by the coding sequence ATGACACGACCGATCCGACCGCTGACCGGGCTTCGTGTGCTGGAACTGGGGCAACTGCTGGCGGGGCCGTTCTGCGGGTCGATGCTCGCGTATTTCGGTGCTGAGGTGATCAAGGTCGAACCGCCAGGAGGTGACCCGATCCGTGGCTGGCGTGTGCTCGACGACGGTGGCACCTCGTACTGGTGGCGTTCGCTAGGGCGCAACAAGAAGTGCATCACCGTCGATTTGCGCAGTGAACGCGGACAGGACACGGTGCGCAGGCTGGCGGAGCGCTCGGACGTGCTGATCGAGAATTTCAGCCCCGGAGTGCTCGAGCGCTGGGGGCTCGCGCCGCAAGCGTTGAAGGAGCTGAATCCGCGGCTGGTGATCGCGCGGATTTCGGGTTATGGGCAGGACGGTCCATACGCTTCCCGCCCGGGTTTCGCGTCGGTCTGCGAAGGGATCAGTGGCTTTCGGCATCTGAACGGCTTTCCGGGCGAAGTGCCGGTGCGCCAGAACCTGAGCATTGGCGATACGATCGCGGGACTGCATGCGGTGCTCGGCATCCTGCTGGCGCTGCGCGCGCGTGACGCCAGCGCGGACGGCGCCGGCCAGGTGGTGGACGTCGCGCTCTACGAGTCGATGTTCAACCTGCTCGAGGCAGTGGTGCCCGAGTATTCGGGCGCCGGCGTGATCCGTCAGCCGGCAGGTACCACCGTGACCGGCATCGTGCCGACCAATACCTACCGCTGCAGCGACGGCAAGTGCGTCGTGATCGGCGGCAACGGCGATTCGATCTTCAGGCGTCTGATGGAGACGATCGAACGCGAGGACCTTGGCAACGATCCGCAGCTTGCGAGCAATGCCGGACGGGTCGAGCGCGAGCCGGAAATCGATGCGGCACTTGCTGCGTGGTGCGCCGTGCGGCCGGCGGCCGAGGTGCTCGACCTGTTGCAGCAGCGGCGCGTACCGGCCGGGCCGATCTACGACGTGGCCGATCTGAGTGCCGACTCGCATTGCCGTGCCCGCGGCCTGTTCGAACGCGTCGAGGTCGATGGCAAGGTGCTGGAGATACCCGCGCTGATGCCGCGCCTGCGGGATACGCCGGGTGCTACCGAGTGGCCAGGGCCAGTCATTGGCAGCCATACCGACGAGGTCCTGCGCGAGGTGCTCGACCTGGACGAACAGGCGATTGCGGCACTGCGTGCCGACGGCATCATTTGA
- the ald gene encoding alanine dehydrogenase, with amino-acid sequence MLIGVPREIKTHEHRVGLTTASVSELVHHGHRVIVEAGAGVAVGLDDDAYRRAGAGIVDTAAEVFARAELLVKVKEPQPQEYGMLREGQVLFTYLHLAPDPVQARALLESGCVAIAYETVTGPGRTLPLLAPMSEVAGRLSIQAGAHCLEKGQGGSGVLLGGVPGVEAARVVVVGGGVVGSNAIRVAMGMRAHVAVLDNSLQRLKELDFRFGSALDTVFSTREALARHVSGADLVIGAVLVPGARAPKLVTRDMVKAMRPGSVVVDVAIDQGGCCETSRPTTHAAPTFVEHGVVHYCVSNMPAAVARTAAFALNNATLPLVLALANQGYRKALAEDPHLRDGLNVHRGHITCAAVAQALGLAWLPVAEAMA; translated from the coding sequence ATGCTCATCGGGGTGCCCAGAGAGATCAAGACCCACGAACATCGCGTCGGTCTCACGACCGCGAGCGTCAGCGAACTCGTGCACCACGGGCACCGGGTGATCGTCGAAGCGGGGGCGGGTGTCGCCGTCGGGCTGGATGATGACGCGTATCGGCGTGCGGGTGCCGGGATTGTGGATACGGCTGCCGAGGTATTCGCGCGTGCCGAGCTGCTGGTCAAGGTGAAGGAGCCGCAACCGCAGGAGTACGGCATGTTGCGCGAGGGGCAGGTCCTGTTCACGTACCTGCATCTGGCGCCCGATCCCGTGCAGGCGCGTGCCTTGCTCGAGTCGGGGTGTGTCGCAATCGCATACGAGACAGTGACCGGTCCCGGGCGCACGCTGCCGCTGCTCGCACCGATGAGCGAGGTCGCCGGGCGACTGTCGATCCAGGCAGGCGCACATTGCCTGGAAAAGGGGCAGGGAGGTTCAGGCGTGCTGCTGGGGGGCGTCCCGGGCGTAGAAGCTGCACGGGTGGTCGTGGTCGGCGGTGGTGTCGTCGGCAGCAATGCGATCCGTGTCGCGATGGGCATGCGTGCGCACGTCGCGGTGCTCGACAACTCGTTGCAGCGCCTGAAGGAACTCGACTTCCGTTTCGGTTCGGCGCTGGATACGGTCTTCTCGACGAGGGAGGCGCTGGCGCGGCATGTGAGTGGCGCCGACCTGGTGATCGGTGCCGTACTGGTTCCGGGAGCGCGTGCACCGAAGCTCGTCACGCGCGACATGGTGAAGGCGATGCGACCGGGCTCGGTGGTGGTGGACGTGGCGATCGACCAGGGCGGATGTTGCGAAACCAGCAGACCGACCACGCACGCCGCACCGACGTTCGTGGAGCATGGTGTGGTGCACTACTGCGTGAGCAATATGCCGGCGGCGGTGGCGCGCACGGCGGCCTTTGCACTGAACAACGCGACGCTGCCGCTCGTGCTTGCGCTGGCGAACCAGGGCTACCGCAAGGCGTTGGCCGAAGACCCGCACCTGCGTGACGGCCTCAACGTTCATCGTGGGCATATCACCTGCGCGGCGGTTGCGCAGGCGCTCGGGCTTGCGTGGTTGCCGGTGGCAGAGGCGATGGCCTGA